One window of Elaeis guineensis isolate ETL-2024a chromosome 11, EG11, whole genome shotgun sequence genomic DNA carries:
- the LOC140852520 gene encoding uncharacterized protein: MVSNTKADEQSQRHMEHEIRDMISKLTRQLTALGKSSARSGQGDDHQEADDGMRIITLAGANKGARMEANLEEMMDTHGALYAQERQMSAYTNSNYQAVNNSILLDGSCTADDPGVHIVISRYADEDGDGHQESHGKKKKEEERKKKDEELKEKAEGA, from the coding sequence ATGGTTTCTAATACGAAGGCCGACGAGCAGAGCCAGCGCCATATGGAGCATGAGATCCGTGACATGATCTCAAAGCTCACTCGCCAGCTCACAGCCCTAGGCAAGTCCTCAGCCCGGTCCGGTCAGGGGGATGACCATCAGGAGGCCGATGACGGGATGAGGATCATCACACTCGCAGGGGCCAACAAGGGAGCAAGGATGGAGGCGAACTTGGAGGAGATGATGGACACTCATGGAGCTCTCTACGCCCAGGAGAGACAGATGAGTGCTTACACCAACAGCAACTATCAGGCCGTCAACAACTCGATCCTCCTCGATGGGAGCTGCACGGCGGATGATCCGGGTGTTCATATCGTCATCTCGCGCTATGCGGACGAGGATGGAGATGGTCATCAGGAGAGTcatgggaaaaagaaaaaggaggaggagaggaagaagaaggacgAAGAGCTGAAGGAGAAAGCGGAAGGGGCCTAA
- the LOC140852516 gene encoding ubiquitin-conjugating enzyme E2 variant 1D-like, producing the protein MTLGGSGGGSSVVVPRNFRLLEELERGEKGIGDGTVSYGMEDGDDIFMRSWTGTIIGPHNSVHEGRIYQLKLFCDKDYPEKPPSVRFHSRINMTCVNHETGVVEPKKFAMLANWQREYTMENILVQLKKEMSAPHNRKLVQPPEGTFF; encoded by the exons ATGACGCTCGGAGGCTCCGGCGGTGGTTCCAGCGTCGTCG TCCCTCGGAACTTTCGATTACTAGAAGAACTCGAACGTGGTGAAAAGGGCATTGGAGATGGGACCGTAAGCTATGGGATGGAGGATGGAGATGATATCTTTATGCGCTCGTGGACAGGCACAATAATTGGCCCACACAAT TCTGTTCATGAAGGGCGCATCTATCAGCTTAAACTATTCTGTGACAAGGACTATCCAGAGAAGCCTCCAAGCGTCCGCTTCCACTCACGTATTAACATGACTTGTGTCAATCATGAAACAGGAGTG gtggagccaaaaaaatttgCAATGTTGGCAAACTGGCAGCGTGAGTATACCATGGAGAACATCTTAGTGCAGTTGAAGAAGGAAATGTCAGCACCCCATAACCGGAAGCTAGTCCAGCCCCCAGAAGGCACATTCTTCTGA